Proteins encoded together in one Phyllobacterium zundukense window:
- a CDS encoding DUF6088 family protein — protein MPDPTSDTLERIRDRIAAASPGGVWSRDDFLDIGTPHAVEKALQRLTSRGDIRRPYRGFYDKPGISQLTGKMVFPPRAAFIDAIARRDKLRVLVDGMTAANDLGLTTAVPARSTIYADTYPRTIEIEANSGDPNAAKPVIYRLDFKRIAAKTAFWAGRPAMRIVQALTWFRDERSNFETIVDGIVRHLAQSSQKRSIVQDLRDNIRALPAWMYPVVETITRDIRVAEEGNAPGLH, from the coding sequence ATGCCTGATCCGACGTCCGACACTCTTGAACGCATTCGCGATCGCATAGCGGCCGCGTCCCCCGGGGGCGTATGGTCGCGTGACGACTTCCTCGATATCGGAACACCCCACGCCGTCGAGAAGGCGCTGCAGAGGCTTACCAGCCGGGGAGATATCCGGCGCCCATATCGAGGCTTCTACGATAAGCCAGGCATCAGCCAGCTGACTGGAAAAATGGTGTTCCCGCCGCGCGCCGCATTCATCGATGCAATTGCGCGGCGTGACAAGTTGCGCGTCCTTGTCGACGGAATGACAGCCGCGAACGACCTTGGTTTGACGACAGCTGTCCCCGCCCGTTCGACGATCTATGCGGATACCTACCCCCGTACGATTGAGATCGAAGCCAATTCCGGCGATCCGAACGCAGCGAAGCCGGTAATCTACCGGCTCGATTTCAAGCGAATAGCGGCAAAAACGGCATTTTGGGCGGGGCGACCCGCCATGCGGATCGTCCAGGCCCTCACCTGGTTTCGAGATGAACGATCGAATTTCGAGACCATCGTCGATGGTATTGTCCGTCACCTCGCGCAAAGCTCGCAAAAGCGATCGATCGTCCAGGACCTGCGCGATAACATTCGCGCGCTTCCTGCCTGGATGTATCCCGTGGTGGAGACAATAACGCGCGACATTCGCGTCGCAGAGGAAGGAAATGCGCCAGGGCTTCATTAA
- the msuE gene encoding FMN reductase has product MSNPTVVGLSGNFQRPSKTRSLVANVVSRISHRYGLASEVFDLVDFGDNLGAARYANDLDAPSTQIVEKILAADVLVVGTPTYKGSYTGLFKHLIDLIDPLALQGKPILLTATGGSDRHALIVEHQLRPLFGFFMAHTLPTGVFAVDRDFLDYEIATAHIDARITQAVSEVRPFVAAERSVVNSAAE; this is encoded by the coding sequence ATGTCCAATCCGACCGTCGTCGGCCTTTCCGGCAACTTCCAGCGCCCATCAAAAACACGATCACTTGTCGCCAACGTGGTCAGCCGGATCAGTCATCGATATGGGCTTGCTTCCGAAGTTTTCGATCTGGTTGATTTCGGTGACAACCTTGGCGCGGCCCGCTACGCCAATGATCTTGACGCTCCCTCAACGCAAATTGTCGAGAAGATCCTGGCGGCTGACGTTCTCGTGGTTGGGACCCCGACATACAAGGGGAGCTACACCGGGCTTTTCAAGCACCTCATCGATTTAATCGATCCGCTGGCCTTGCAGGGCAAACCCATTCTCCTGACCGCCACGGGAGGCAGTGACCGCCATGCGTTGATTGTCGAACACCAGCTGCGACCGCTCTTTGGTTTCTTCATGGCACACACATTGCCGACGGGTGTTTTTGCTGTAGATCGCGACTTTCTGGACTACGAAATTGCAACTGCCCACATCGACGCACGGATCACCCAGGCCGTAAGTGAGGTCCGTCCGTTTGTGGCGGCCGAAAGGTCCGTTGTAAATAGCGCTGCGGAATAA
- a CDS encoding DUF982 domain-containing protein: MSQERFQRMIKSFPPVTIEAAWLGKPTNICSVTQAAEFLLMKWPIHDGPKLKIARQLCFDALEGKASAADARSAFIGAAKEANIFHDYLRKSA, translated from the coding sequence ATGTCACAGGAACGTTTTCAGCGCATGATCAAATCCTTCCCTCCAGTAACAATCGAAGCCGCCTGGTTGGGCAAGCCAACGAATATCTGTTCCGTCACGCAAGCAGCCGAGTTTCTGCTTATGAAATGGCCGATACATGACGGACCCAAATTAAAGATTGCCCGCCAGCTGTGCTTTGACGCCCTCGAAGGGAAAGCGAGCGCTGCGGATGCGCGTTCGGCATTTATTGGTGCAGCGAAAGAAGCCAACATCTTCCACGACTATCTGAGAAAGAGCGCTTAG
- the msuE gene encoding FMN reductase has product MQRLKILGLSGNISRPSRTASLVRAITAAVGKLFDVDGRVIELADAAPVLFRALRADQLDKAGRDIIDAVEAADILVVGSPVYRASYTGALKHLFDLVHFRALTGKHIILAATGGTQLHGLVTEHQLRPLFGFFNALTIPTAVYATEAEFTGHELTSPDVAKRIDRSVTELAQLFRRADANSGNSRSSPQREIVLAQT; this is encoded by the coding sequence ATGCAGCGCTTAAAAATTTTGGGTTTGTCAGGCAATATCAGCCGGCCATCGCGCACGGCGTCCCTTGTCCGGGCAATTACCGCGGCGGTTGGAAAGCTATTCGATGTTGATGGCCGGGTTATTGAACTCGCCGATGCGGCGCCGGTCCTTTTCCGTGCTTTAAGAGCTGATCAACTGGACAAGGCGGGGCGCGATATTATTGATGCCGTCGAAGCGGCAGATATCCTCGTCGTCGGTTCGCCTGTGTATAGAGCCTCCTATACGGGTGCTCTCAAGCATCTGTTCGATCTTGTGCACTTCCGCGCATTGACGGGAAAACACATCATCCTTGCTGCTACCGGCGGCACGCAGCTGCATGGATTAGTTACCGAACACCAGCTCCGTCCGCTCTTCGGCTTTTTCAATGCGCTGACAATTCCGACGGCGGTCTATGCGACTGAGGCCGAATTTACTGGACACGAGCTGACCAGTCCCGACGTCGCGAAACGCATCGATCGTTCGGTGACGGAACTCGCCCAGCTGTTTCGTCGTGCCGATGCCAATTCCGGCAACAGCCGCTCAAGTCCGCAGCGGGAAATTGTTTTGGCGCAAACCTGA
- the sfnG gene encoding dimethylsulfone monooxygenase SfnG, with product MSQIKREPVKFAYWVPNVSGGLVISNIEQRTSWDIDYNRKLAQIAEANGFDYALSQIRFTAGYGADNQHESVSFSHALLAATTKLKVIAALLPGPWNPALAAKQIATINHLTNGRVAVNIVSGWFRGEFAAIGEHWLDHDERYRRSEEFIRTLRGIWTEDSFTFKGDFYRFNEYSMKPKPIDPLPEIFQGGSSRAARDMAARVSDWYFTNGNTPAEIRKQVDDIRAKAAANGHSVKIGVNAFAIARDTEVEARTVLDEIIAKANPEAVQGFADQVKNAGKASPEGEGNWAKSSFEDLVQYNDGFRSNLIGTPEQIAERVIDLKNAGADLILLGFLHFQEEVEFFGKHVIPLIRKLEKAETVTAVAAE from the coding sequence ATGTCACAGATAAAAAGAGAGCCGGTTAAATTTGCCTATTGGGTCCCGAACGTATCGGGAGGTCTGGTCATATCCAATATCGAACAGCGCACGAGCTGGGATATTGATTACAATCGCAAACTGGCCCAGATCGCCGAAGCAAACGGTTTTGACTATGCGCTGAGCCAGATCAGGTTCACAGCCGGTTATGGTGCTGACAATCAGCATGAATCCGTGTCTTTCAGCCACGCGCTGCTGGCAGCGACGACGAAATTGAAAGTGATTGCTGCCCTCTTGCCGGGACCCTGGAATCCGGCGCTGGCTGCGAAGCAGATTGCCACCATCAACCATCTCACCAACGGACGTGTTGCAGTCAATATTGTCAGCGGCTGGTTCCGGGGTGAATTTGCAGCAATTGGCGAGCATTGGCTTGATCACGACGAGCGCTATCGACGCTCGGAGGAGTTCATCCGGACTCTGCGTGGTATCTGGACAGAGGACAGCTTCACGTTCAAGGGCGATTTCTACCGGTTTAACGAATACTCGATGAAGCCGAAGCCGATTGATCCACTACCGGAAATTTTCCAGGGCGGCTCCTCGCGCGCCGCACGCGACATGGCCGCGCGTGTTTCCGATTGGTATTTTACGAACGGCAATACGCCAGCGGAAATCAGGAAGCAGGTGGATGACATCCGAGCCAAGGCTGCCGCTAACGGCCATTCGGTGAAAATTGGGGTGAATGCCTTTGCGATTGCTCGCGACACGGAAGTGGAAGCCCGCACTGTGTTGGACGAGATCATTGCCAAGGCGAACCCGGAGGCGGTGCAGGGCTTTGCCGATCAGGTGAAGAATGCCGGTAAGGCCTCGCCGGAAGGCGAGGGGAACTGGGCCAAGTCGTCTTTCGAGGATCTGGTACAATACAATGACGGCTTCCGCAGCAATCTCATCGGCACGCCAGAGCAGATTGCGGAGCGCGTGATCGATCTCAAGAATGCTGGTGCAGATCTTATCCTGCTCGGCTTCCTGCATTTCCAGGAAGAGGTCGAGTTTTTTGGCAAGCATGTGATCCCGTTGATCCGGAAACTGGAAAAGGCGGAAACGGTTACGGCCGTGGCAGCCGAATAA
- a CDS encoding ABC transporter ATP-binding protein, with protein sequence MRQVEWPPQQPDTILGLEGISLSFGGVVALHNIDLTVRSGEIRAIIGPNGAGKSSLINIISGVYRPGRGQVRIGANRFARVPTQKLAHLGIARSFQNLALFKGLSVVDNVISGRAYKVRSTFLAQVLGLGLSRREEVDARERAAQILDFLDLTHVSDRLAGSLPYGLQKRVELARAMVAEPAILLLDEPMAGMTAPEKAEMSEFVRAANREYGTTIILVEHDIGVVMGLSDHIAVLDYGRKIADGTPEEIRADQGVIDAYLGVTPENIDGEGI encoded by the coding sequence ATGAGGCAGGTCGAGTGGCCACCCCAACAGCCGGATACTATTCTCGGTCTCGAGGGGATCAGCCTCTCCTTTGGGGGAGTCGTTGCACTCCATAATATTGACCTCACTGTGCGATCGGGCGAAATACGCGCGATTATTGGTCCCAATGGTGCTGGCAAAAGCTCCTTGATCAATATCATCAGTGGCGTTTACAGGCCCGGACGCGGCCAGGTTCGGATCGGGGCCAATCGCTTCGCCCGGGTGCCGACCCAAAAACTTGCTCACCTTGGAATTGCGCGGTCGTTCCAGAATCTTGCGCTGTTCAAGGGATTGAGCGTCGTCGACAACGTCATCTCCGGTCGAGCATATAAGGTCCGTTCGACCTTTCTCGCGCAGGTACTGGGACTTGGTCTCTCGCGCCGCGAAGAGGTAGATGCCCGCGAACGTGCGGCCCAAATACTGGATTTCCTCGATCTTACCCACGTCAGCGATCGTCTGGCAGGTAGTTTACCCTATGGATTGCAAAAGCGCGTCGAACTCGCACGCGCGATGGTCGCGGAACCGGCGATCCTGCTGCTTGATGAGCCGATGGCTGGAATGACCGCTCCAGAGAAAGCCGAGATGAGCGAATTCGTTCGTGCCGCCAACCGGGAATATGGCACGACAATTATCCTCGTTGAACATGATATCGGCGTGGTCATGGGCCTTTCCGACCATATTGCCGTTCTCGACTATGGTCGCAAAATTGCCGATGGCACGCCCGAAGAAATCCGCGCCGATCAGGGCGTGATTGATGCCTATCTCGGCGTTACTCCGGAAAATATCGATGGTGAGGGGATTTGA
- a CDS encoding branched-chain amino acid ABC transporter permease — translation MVEFDWLFFFEVLIGGLLSGVMYSLVAIGFVLIYKTSGVLNFAQGAMLLFAALTFVSLVERAVPFALALAITFALMVAIGIAIERVVLRPLTNRSPMTLFMATLGLSYIIEGAAQLIWGTQVHGLDLGIEDIPFDLGGIFISQFDLFAAAVAASMVALLSVFFRYTRVGLAFRAVADDQFAALAVGLRLPWIWATVWAAAGIVALVAGLLWGARLGVQFSLSLVVLKALPVLVLGGFDSIPGAIVGGLLIGAAEKLAEVYIGEYVGGGIESWFAYVVALAFLLVCPSGLFGQKLVERV, via the coding sequence ATGGTTGAGTTCGATTGGCTCTTCTTCTTCGAGGTTTTGATTGGCGGCCTGCTATCAGGCGTCATGTATTCACTCGTCGCGATCGGTTTTGTGCTGATCTACAAGACTTCGGGCGTGTTGAATTTTGCTCAAGGGGCGATGCTGCTTTTTGCGGCACTCACCTTCGTCAGCCTGGTGGAGAGAGCTGTCCCATTTGCGTTGGCGCTGGCAATCACATTTGCATTGATGGTCGCCATCGGGATTGCAATCGAGCGCGTTGTTCTCCGGCCTCTAACCAACAGATCGCCGATGACGCTCTTTATGGCCACTCTTGGGCTCTCCTATATCATCGAGGGTGCGGCGCAGCTGATATGGGGAACCCAGGTTCACGGCCTCGATCTCGGCATTGAAGACATTCCCTTCGACTTAGGCGGCATTTTCATCAGCCAGTTTGATCTCTTTGCTGCCGCTGTCGCAGCGAGCATGGTGGCGCTGTTATCGGTTTTCTTCCGGTATACTCGTGTCGGGCTCGCCTTTCGCGCAGTCGCGGATGATCAGTTCGCTGCTCTCGCAGTCGGTTTGCGCTTGCCATGGATTTGGGCAACCGTCTGGGCCGCCGCGGGGATCGTCGCGCTGGTTGCCGGTTTGCTGTGGGGCGCAAGGCTGGGCGTGCAATTTTCGCTGTCGCTCGTCGTGCTGAAGGCCCTGCCGGTTTTGGTCCTGGGTGGTTTCGATTCCATTCCGGGAGCGATTGTTGGCGGGCTATTGATTGGTGCCGCGGAGAAGCTCGCCGAGGTCTATATCGGTGAATATGTTGGCGGTGGCATTGAAAGCTGGTTTGCCTATGTCGTCGCGCTCGCGTTCCTGCTGGTATGCCCCTCCGGACTTTTCGGACAAAAGCTGGTGGAAAGGGTGTAG
- a CDS encoding branched-chain amino acid ABC transporter permease, with protein MTAIASDFSSSHRIPGWLPPVLLLGVAYLVIPFIGTSYLFEAILLPFLALSLAGVGLNILTGYAGQVSLGSAAFLAVGAFAAYNFNLRVEGLPLIGSIILAGLAAAAIGIVFGLPSLRLKGFYLAVSTLAAQFFVQWALTKFSWFSNDSASGVIDAPALSIAGIAFNGAAGRYLFSLTVVVLLTFLAYRLVSSQSGRNFIAVRDNEAAARIIGVPVLKTKLLAFAISSFIIGVAGVLWAFAYLRTVEPAGFNLDRSFQILFIIIIGGLASIRGAFFGAALLVVLPLALSRLGSFLLGDVFNSGVLDMSQRIVLGALIILFLILEPDGLVSLWDRIRKRSAAVFGRV; from the coding sequence ATGACCGCTATCGCTTCCGATTTTTCCTCATCCCATCGGATTCCGGGATGGCTGCCTCCGGTCCTGCTGCTTGGCGTGGCCTATCTCGTTATTCCGTTCATCGGTACGAGCTATCTGTTCGAAGCCATCCTGCTGCCCTTCCTGGCGTTGAGCCTGGCTGGAGTGGGGCTCAACATTCTGACCGGCTATGCCGGGCAGGTGTCGCTCGGCAGCGCGGCATTCCTGGCGGTGGGTGCCTTCGCCGCGTATAATTTCAACCTTCGCGTCGAGGGGTTGCCGCTCATCGGCAGTATCATTCTGGCGGGGCTTGCTGCTGCAGCGATCGGCATTGTTTTTGGCCTGCCGAGCCTGCGTCTCAAAGGCTTCTATCTCGCGGTATCGACCCTTGCCGCGCAATTCTTCGTGCAATGGGCGCTGACGAAATTCAGCTGGTTTTCCAACGATTCCGCCTCGGGTGTGATCGATGCGCCGGCACTGTCGATCGCCGGCATTGCATTCAACGGAGCCGCCGGGCGCTACCTGTTCTCGTTGACGGTCGTAGTCCTGCTGACCTTTCTTGCTTATCGGCTGGTGTCCTCCCAATCAGGCCGCAATTTTATTGCCGTGCGCGACAATGAAGCGGCGGCTCGGATCATCGGCGTTCCCGTCCTGAAGACGAAACTCCTGGCCTTTGCCATATCGTCTTTCATTATCGGCGTTGCGGGGGTGCTCTGGGCTTTCGCTTACTTGAGAACAGTGGAGCCTGCCGGGTTCAATCTCGACCGGTCCTTCCAGATCCTGTTCATCATTATCATTGGCGGGCTCGCATCCATTCGCGGCGCGTTTTTCGGCGCTGCCCTCCTGGTGGTCCTGCCATTGGCTCTTTCCAGGCTCGGTTCGTTTTTGCTCGGAGACGTTTTCAATTCGGGCGTGCTCGACATGAGCCAGCGCATCGTTCTGGGTGCCTTGATCATTCTGTTTCTTATTCTGGAGCCCGACGGTCTGGTGTCGCTCTGGGACAGAATTCGAAAACGATCTGCCGCCGTCTTCGGACGGGTGTGA
- a CDS encoding ABC transporter substrate-binding protein, with protein MTIFNKLKVAAIAAGLSLSIALPAAYADQQYFPLQSYRVGPYAAGGTGFFGGFIDYLNLINTRDGGVNGVKLTWSEGETQYEVERGVEVYERLKNNPGVAAWNPLSVGIAYAMIDRITKDKVPLITINHGRTDSTDGRVFPYVFPLLLNPYSETSGIVNYIASKEGGLENLKGKKIVVLYHGSPYGKETIPIYELLAKKYGFELQQIEVPHPGNEQQAQWLTIRRAKPDYVVLRGWGVMNPVALKSAAKVGFPVDHIVGNVWSNSEEDAIPAGDAAKGYTAITTQASGAEYPVVKEIVKTLYDNGKGNLEDKSRIGSVYHNLGIVNGILNVEAIRIAQEKFGKRTLTGDEVRWGFEHLQLDPARVEALGAKGLFHSINVTWDNHEGNGYVTFQQWDGKKWNVVSDWIAPDWALLRPIIEKSAEAYAAEKGIKLRTSEQAEAATN; from the coding sequence ATGACGATTTTTAACAAACTCAAAGTCGCTGCGATTGCAGCAGGGCTGAGCCTTTCCATCGCGCTGCCGGCAGCCTATGCGGACCAGCAGTATTTTCCGCTGCAAAGCTACCGTGTCGGGCCCTATGCGGCCGGCGGCACCGGCTTCTTTGGTGGGTTCATTGACTACCTCAACCTCATCAACACCCGCGACGGCGGCGTGAATGGCGTCAAGCTCACCTGGTCGGAAGGCGAAACGCAGTACGAAGTGGAACGCGGCGTTGAAGTCTATGAGCGTCTCAAAAACAATCCCGGCGTCGCTGCCTGGAACCCACTTTCCGTCGGCATTGCCTACGCGATGATCGACCGCATTACAAAGGACAAGGTACCCTTGATCACCATCAATCACGGCCGTACCGATTCAACCGATGGGCGTGTTTTCCCCTATGTTTTTCCACTGTTGCTCAACCCCTATAGCGAGACGTCAGGCATCGTCAACTATATCGCCTCCAAGGAAGGCGGCCTGGAAAACCTCAAGGGCAAGAAGATTGTCGTGCTCTATCACGGCTCACCCTATGGCAAGGAAACCATTCCGATTTACGAACTTCTGGCGAAGAAATATGGCTTCGAACTGCAGCAGATCGAAGTGCCGCATCCCGGGAATGAACAGCAGGCGCAATGGCTGACGATCCGCCGCGCGAAACCCGACTACGTGGTGCTGCGCGGATGGGGAGTGATGAACCCCGTTGCATTGAAAAGCGCAGCCAAGGTTGGCTTCCCGGTTGATCATATTGTTGGCAATGTCTGGTCAAACTCCGAAGAAGATGCCATTCCGGCGGGCGATGCCGCTAAAGGCTATACGGCTATCACCACACAGGCATCCGGCGCCGAATATCCGGTTGTCAAAGAGATCGTCAAGACACTCTATGACAATGGCAAGGGCAACCTTGAGGACAAGAGCCGCATCGGCTCGGTCTACCACAACCTTGGCATTGTCAACGGGATCTTGAATGTCGAGGCTATCCGCATCGCTCAGGAAAAATTCGGCAAGCGGACGCTGACAGGCGACGAGGTGCGTTGGGGTTTCGAGCATCTGCAACTCGATCCGGCACGCGTTGAGGCACTGGGTGCCAAAGGCCTGTTCCATTCGATCAATGTCACCTGGGACAATCATGAGGGCAATGGCTACGTCACCTTCCAGCAGTGGGACGGCAAGAAATGGAATGTCGTCTCGGATTGGATAGCTCCAGACTGGGCCCTCCTTCGCCCGATCATCGAGAAGTCTGCCGAAGCCTACGCGGCAGAAAAAGGTATCAAATTACGCACCTCCGAACAGGCTGAAGCTGCAACCAACTGA
- a CDS encoding ABC transporter ATP-binding protein, with product MADKDFLLAIDGVRATYKHAITALHGVSLTVGHGEIVALLGANGAGKTTTLKGISNLLPAERGQITAGSIKFDGSDVSAISPADLVRSGLVQVLEGRHCFRSLTVEENLITGGIGRSAKRAEIADDLENIYAYFPRLKEKRRTLSGLTSGGEQQMTAIGRALMSRPRLLVLDEPSMGLAPLIVQDIFKTLRRLNRETGLAILVAEQNSTVALKYADRATILENGVAVLSGAADELRDNEDIKNFYLGQKTVSFAAPAPVRPAPAVAI from the coding sequence ATGGCCGACAAAGACTTTCTGCTTGCTATCGATGGTGTCAGAGCCACCTACAAACACGCCATCACGGCATTGCATGGGGTGAGCCTGACCGTCGGGCATGGCGAAATCGTTGCACTCCTTGGAGCAAACGGTGCGGGGAAGACAACAACGCTCAAGGGGATCTCGAACCTGCTTCCGGCGGAGCGGGGGCAGATCACAGCCGGCTCCATCAAGTTCGATGGGAGTGACGTGTCTGCCATCAGCCCGGCAGATCTCGTCCGGTCCGGCCTCGTGCAGGTGCTGGAAGGCCGTCATTGTTTCCGCAGCCTGACGGTCGAGGAAAATCTCATTACCGGCGGGATTGGCCGGAGCGCCAAGCGGGCAGAAATTGCCGATGATCTGGAAAATATCTATGCGTATTTCCCGCGCCTTAAAGAAAAGCGCCGGACACTGTCTGGCCTCACATCAGGTGGCGAGCAACAGATGACGGCAATTGGCAGGGCGCTGATGTCGCGTCCACGGCTGCTGGTGCTCGATGAGCCGTCGATGGGCCTTGCACCGCTGATCGTGCAGGACATTTTCAAGACGCTCCGCCGGCTCAACCGGGAAACCGGCCTTGCCATCCTCGTGGCTGAACAGAATTCCACAGTCGCACTCAAATATGCCGATCGGGCAACAATCCTCGAAAACGGTGTTGCCGTCTTAAGCGGCGCGGCAGACGAGCTTCGCGATAACGAGGACATCAAGAACTTCTATCTTGGCCAGAAGACCGTGTCGTTCGCGGCTCCTGCACCCGTTCGCCCTGCGCCTGCAGTTGCCATTTGA
- a CDS encoding SfnB family sulfur acquisition oxidoreductase — MTISQVNIDNAARAVPPVPRLAEPAHVVGSDAEAIAVARTLAETFIKESAQRDRERIWPVAELDAFSQSGLWSINVPKEFGGPEVSYATLAKVIEIISAADSSIGQIAQNHLGVVAAIRTVSDPDQQKLLFAEVLKGTRFGNAFSEFGSKRAADFETRFTDKGDHVIVNGQKFYSSGALLAHLVPIVALDDEGRAWYAIAERDAPGLTVIDDWSSFGQRTTLSGTVILDNVKVPKSHLVPGYKGYDKPTADGAIFQIIQVAVDTGIAQAAIDETVSFVRTKSRAWVDSGVDHAWEDPYTLQAVGDLTLRLHAAQAILEKAGYAIDRAVLNPNAETVAEAQIVTAEAKILSTEIAIAATNKLFELAGTRSTLAEHNLDRHWRNARTHTLHDPVRWKYAILGNYFLNGEKPPLHAWS, encoded by the coding sequence ATGACCATTTCCCAAGTCAACATCGACAATGCTGCTAGAGCGGTCCCGCCGGTTCCAAGGCTTGCTGAGCCCGCTCATGTTGTCGGCAGCGATGCCGAGGCAATAGCTGTCGCGCGGACATTGGCAGAGACATTCATAAAAGAGTCCGCACAGCGTGATCGCGAACGAATTTGGCCTGTTGCCGAACTTGATGCGTTCTCGCAGAGCGGGCTCTGGTCAATCAACGTTCCGAAAGAATTCGGTGGCCCGGAGGTTTCTTACGCGACACTTGCAAAGGTGATCGAAATCATTTCCGCTGCGGATTCCTCCATTGGTCAGATCGCTCAGAACCATCTTGGCGTTGTGGCAGCGATCCGTACCGTTTCGGATCCGGATCAGCAGAAGCTACTGTTTGCCGAAGTCCTGAAAGGTACGCGTTTCGGCAATGCCTTTTCTGAATTCGGGTCAAAGCGCGCGGCCGATTTTGAGACACGGTTCACCGATAAAGGCGACCATGTCATCGTCAACGGCCAGAAATTTTACTCTTCCGGTGCGCTTCTGGCGCACCTGGTTCCGATCGTCGCCCTCGATGACGAAGGCCGAGCCTGGTATGCGATAGCCGAACGCGATGCGCCAGGTCTGACTGTCATTGATGATTGGTCAAGCTTCGGTCAACGCACCACACTGTCCGGAACAGTGATCCTGGACAATGTCAAAGTACCGAAATCACATTTGGTGCCCGGCTACAAGGGCTACGACAAACCAACCGCCGATGGTGCCATTTTCCAGATTATTCAGGTGGCTGTCGATACGGGCATCGCCCAGGCGGCGATCGATGAAACGGTGAGCTTCGTGCGGACGAAAAGCCGTGCCTGGGTTGACAGCGGTGTGGATCATGCCTGGGAAGATCCCTATACGCTCCAGGCGGTGGGTGATCTCACTCTGCGTCTGCATGCAGCGCAGGCGATTCTCGAGAAGGCGGGCTATGCCATCGACCGCGCGGTGTTGAACCCGAATGCAGAAACGGTGGCCGAGGCCCAGATTGTCACGGCTGAGGCGAAGATACTGTCGACAGAAATCGCTATTGCCGCCACAAACAAGCTGTTCGAACTAGCGGGTACACGCTCAACCCTAGCCGAACACAATCTGGACAGGCATTGGCGCAATGCTCGGACCCATACCTTGCATGATCCGGTCCGCTGGAAATATGCGATCCTTGGAAATTATTTCCTTAACGGCGAAAAGCCTCCGCTTCACGCCTGGAGCTGA